GATATCTTGTTGACGAATACCAGCGCCCTGGCGGCGGTGGTCTGTTGATCTTTGAAGCAGCCTCATACACCGAAGCGTTGGTTTGGGTGCAGAACGACCCAATGATCTGCGCCGACCTGGTGGACTGGAAGTTGCAGGAATGGATCTCCGTCAGCGGGGATGGCTGGTCGGACTAAGCGGCTTGTTGATTTGGACGTTGCATTGCATTCCGTTTGGCAACTGTCCAGAGACGATAGTCTGATTTATTGCATTCTTTGAGAAGTTGACTCAACGCTGGGCTGAGTTCAAAGTCAAACAATTTTGACTTATTGCTGTGAGCAGCTTCATACTCATAGTTGGGGAAGTCTTGTAAGATTTCGCAAGCGATAGCTTTCAGGGAATTGTTGAAATCTTCGACAATTCCAACGATAGATATGTCATCGAGAGCTTCAATTGCTCGCTGAATTTTTGGCTGGCTGCCTGGTCGAAGTGTTGCCAGGCGGGCGGTTTGAAAATTACGACATTGTGTGTCTCCTTCTTCTTGGAGGCGCTTGACAACATAGTCCTCGAAGCTGAGCTGTTTTGCCAGTTGTGCACCCCATGTATCTGAACTCTGCATGCGTTCGAACTTGTACGCAGAGATGATTCTTTTGACCGGGTCCCGAAGCATCGCGATAGAGATGATCTTGACTCCATCAATTTTTGGGACTGGTCCGTTCATCGTGTGAGATGAAAATGCCACTGCCTTTGGATGGTCGTTGATCCATTGTGTAACGTCAGCTGTGTTATCGCTGAGGCTTTTGAATTCTTTAGTGACCCATTGTTCGCCAAAGTTTTCTTTGAGGATGGAGTCTATGGATGTGCCTGCATTTTTAAACAGGTGGTAATGCAAGATGATTGTTCTGGTGTTTTCCATTGGCTCAATCCTGGCTCTTATAGAGTTCAATGCTTTCAAAGATTTCACGCATTAGGCGACGCCCTTCGCTGAAAGAAAACTGCTGCTCGGCATATTCTCGTGATGCTTTGGAGATCGATTTCCAGAGACTTTCATTGTGGTAAAGCTTGTTAATCGATTCTGCCCACTCCTGTGGTGTGCGGGCAATCATGCAGTCATGCCCATGCCGAAGTCCGATGCCTTCTGCAGCCATTGGGGTGAGGATCGTTGGAATGCCATAAGACAGAGCATTGATCACTTTCCCTTTAATCCCGGCCCCACTTAGCAGAGGGGCAATGAAGATGCGATGTTTGGTGTAGAGGTCTTCCAGATGGTCGATATAACCCACTGCATTGATGCCTTGTTCGCGCATGGTTTCTTTGAACTTGTGATCCATGGCTGCTCCGAAGACGGAAAGCTCAATTCCTGTGTTTTTGATCAAGGGCATGACCTCAGCTCCGAACCACTCCATGCCTTCGCGATTTGGGGGATGTTTGAAACCCCCCAAGAAAGCAAGGCCTGCTGTTGATTTGAAACGAGGGAAATGATGAGGAGTCTCGACAACCCACGGGCATTTCATCACTTTCACTGCGTTATCAGTATGGGATTGGATAACAGCATGTTCAGTTTCGTTGTAGCTGATGACAACATCGGTTTCGAGCATCATTTCTAATTCCATCTCACGCACTTCAGCTGCTCGTTCAAGCTTGTTTGGATCATCTCCTGCAGAACGAAGTTCTCGTAGGAAATGTAGATCTGCATTGTTCATGATGATTTTGCAGTCCGGTGCGTATTCCCTCAGAGCCGGAATACTTTCTTGAGCGACGTAGTACCTCGTGATGTAGGCGCAGTCGAACTCAGTGCCCCTTTGTGCGATGAAATCTTCAATGGAGCGATAGAATGGGGCAACGATCACCTCCACTCCCATATTGCGTAACGTTTGCGTATAAACGCCAAAGTCTTCGAAATTCTTCGGTATAAATGTAACTTTATAGCCGAGTGATTGCACGAGTTTGATTTCTTGAAGAGCTGCATAGGAGCCAGCATCTCGATCTTCTCGTGGAGTTGTGTAATCGATAAACAATGCTCTGCCGATGATGCCTCGATCTTTCTCAAGATCGGGCTCAATGCCATCTTTATTGTGTTTGCAAAAGGATTTGGACCAGGCCTTCTTGAATTTTGGACGATTAACTTCTTGAAATCGCTTGAATCCACTACTGGTATCTGTGCCGCTGGTTAAACCTTCATGGTGGTAAACGATTGAAGAAGGAATGTAGTAAGTCTTGTATCCAGCTGCTCTGATTTTGAATGAAAAGTCGGTGTCCTCGAAGTACATCGGTTTGAGGTATTCGGAAAGTCCTCCAACCTCATCCCAGATTGTTTTGGTTGTCATCAAGGCTGCACCACAGATGTAATCAACCTGGCGGGCATACATGAACTTTGGATCCCATGGGTTCTGGCCGGTTCCGTAGTTCCAGGGATTGCCAGATCCCCAGACAATCCCACCCGCGCCTTGAAGGGTGCCGTCCGGGTAAAGGAGTTTGGAACCCACGGCTCCAACATTCGGAAAACGCTGGAAGCCTTCGATTAATTCATCAATCCAGCCATCGGTCACCTCGGTGTCATTGTTCAGGAGGATGACGTATTTGCCTTGCGCTGCATTTACGCCTGCATTGCAGGCTTCAATAAAGCGTTGAGGTTCATTGTTGTGAATGACCTTGACGCCGCTTATAAATTCTTCGAGTCGTTGAGTGTCATCGCTTGATCCATCGTCAACGACAATAATTTCAAAGCTTGCTTTGTTGTATGCAACCAGGATTGAGCATAAGCAGTAATAGGTGACTCGAACTTTGTTGTGAGCAGGAACCACAATGGAAACTTGTGGGTTTCTTTGTGTTGGTATGTCGAGATATTCAAGGTCGAGCGTGTTGTGACTGCGGTCAAGTGTTGCGAGTGCCTGACTCAACATGCGTGAGTCGGAGCCGGCTAGTGGGTTGGCCAGGTGTTTGCGGATCGATGTATAACGATGGCCGGAGCGCACCGTCAGATCAGTGGGATAAGGAGGCTTGCTCTGTTCATCCAGGGTTGGCTCTGACGTTAGAGCCCTCCTGAGGATCATTGAGCTTGCTGCAAGAACTTGGCTCCCTGAAAGGTCTCTAATTTCGACAATGGCCGGGTCACCGTTCAGAAAGTGACTATTGATTTCCGTGTAGGTTTTTTCGGTTTCAATGAAATCAGTTGTACTGATTCGATTGTTGACGTAAATATTATGAAGCCCGGCCGTGTTGCATGTCGCTATGACTTGACCATCTTTTAATCCCTGGATTTTGCCTGAAGTATCGAGGGGGTGAAAGAGAACAGTGCTGCTACCGTTTTTCCAGACAATTTCCAGTGGTGAATCGTGACTGCTTTGGAAAAGGCTCACTCTGGCCTTTTTGAGTTTGGCGATGTTTGGGAAGCCTTGGCTCCCTTCGTAAATACGAGCTGTGCAGATTGTTGTTGGTAGTCCTGATTTTTCTGTGACTCTCAGGTCAGAGATAAAGTAGAAACTGTCGGTTCTATCCGTCTTCTCCCAGGGCATATAGCATTGATGTTCTACGTAGATTGTGAGTTCGGCGACACTGTTAATGGCTGGAAGGTTGATGATTGCTTTATGGTATTTGTGTTCTTCATTGCCGCCTTTGTGGTCCTCTGAGAAGTTGATTTCATGTCTAGTTGTTGTTGAGTTCTGGTTGACTTCTGCGACCAGTTTTCCTTTTCCGCGGTGAAGGCCAAGCATCGCCCTGATCTGAAGGCTCTCCTTTGGCGAGCTGTGTATTTCAACATTTTTTAGGATATTGATCCTGCATGGGTCTGGCTCATTCCCAAGGCAAAAGCTCAGGGTTTTCTTGCCATCAATGACAAAGTCATCAAGCAGATTTATGCCATGCTTGAATGGTATTTTCCTTTCGCTTTCAAGGCTGATATTTAGCTTTCTTTGTTGTAGTGGAAAAATTGCGTTTCCCTTCCCTTGAAGACTGGAACGCGATATTGGCTTCTCGAGGTCTTGAAGCCTGAAAACTTGACTGCCTTTTTTGATGTGAAGTGGCTCGACTTCCCAGGAGGTCTTCGGTGACAGATAGAGGGAATCTTCAATCAGCCATGCATTGATGTTGCCGTCGGCTGCCGAGGTTCCCTGCACCTGATTTTCTCCGCATTGGATTTGATCAGAGAAGATTAACTTGCGCCGTCAGCCGTTTTTCGGCGATGGGGCTTCTCATCGGGGATGGCTGCTCATCAGTCGCTGCACCTCACCGGCGTGGTAGCTGCTGCGGGTGAGTGGTGTGCTGACCACCTGAAGGAAGCCCAGTTCCTCTTCGCCGACTTTTTTGTAGGTCTCGAATTGGATGGGGGTCACAAAGCGGTCGACGGCCAGGTGTTTTGGTCCCGGAGAGAGATACTGACCGATGGTGACGATGTCGACCTTGTGGAGCCGCAGATCTCGGAGCGTCTCGATCACCTCCTCATCAGTTTCTCCGAGCCCCACCATCAGGCCCGACTTGCTGTAGGCCTTGGGCCATTGGTCACGCACCCGTTGCAGTAGCTCGAGGGAGCGTTCGTAGATGCCTTGGGGCCGAGCCAGCCGATACATCCTCGGCACCGTTTCGATGTTGTGGTTCAGCACGTGGGGGGCGGCGGCCATCACCGTTGCCAGGGCATCCCAGTTGCCGCAGAAGTCGGGAATCAGCAGCTCGATTGTTGTGAGCGGTGAGCGTTGCTTCACCTGTTCGATGCAGGCAACGAATTGGGACGCTCCGCCATCCGCGAGATCGTCGCGGTTCACCGAGGTGATCACCACGTGTTTCAGGCCCAAGCGGGCCACCGCTTCCCCAAGCCGTTGGGGCTCGGTGGGATCCAGCGCACGCACGCTTTTGTCGAAGTCGATATCGCAGTAGGGGCATGCGCGGGTGCAGCCGGGCCCCATGATCAAAAATGTGGCGGTACCGCCTGCGAAGCATTCGCCGATATTGGGGCAGCTCGCCTCCTGGCAGACCGTGTTCAGGTTCAAGTCCAGCAGCAGGTCGGCCACGGCGCCAATTCGTTCGCGCTGCGGAGCCTTAACGCGCAACCACTCCGGCTTGAGCACGGCGAAGCTTCTTCAATCCATGACCCTAGTCCGTTTCCTGATGCACCTGCCTGGATCTTGGATGCACTGATCTTTTAAGATTGGAACGCCGGGATGTGGCGCAGTTTGGTAGCGCACTTCGTTCGGGACGAAGGGGCCGCAGGTTCGAATCCTGTCATCCCGATTTTGTGAGTTGGTCGGCGCATTGGTGCTGGCTCAATAGCGCTCCACATGAAGGCATTGGACGAGTTGGAAGCTCTTCAGTTGAAGATCAGAATCGGTGAATAAGACCGTCCGGCCCAGACCGACCACCAACGCGCTGCACGGGCCTCAGCGATCCGACGTGCCTCCACGGCCATTCGGTACTGATGTTCCCGTTGCTCCCGCAGTTTTCGTTCCCGGGTTGCTCTTTTTTGGTTGTAGTTGGCTGCTCCTTCAATCTCCATTTGTTCTCTGGCGGCAGCCTTGAAGGCTTTGAGCTGCTTGAGCTGATTCACTCTGGCGCTGTAGACAGCCTTGATATCATCCGCGCCTTCAATGCCGCGGTTTTTGCTGAGAAAGGCATTGATCCGCGCGATCGTCAGATCAGCAATCCGATCCGCTTCTTCGAACATCAGGTTGTCGTAGAGCTGCTCGGCACGGTCTAGTTCTCGGCTGAAATACTCCATCTGGCCGGAGGAATCTTGAGGAGGGAGCTGAGCTACCAGTGCAGAGCTGGCTGGGTTGACCGCCACAGCGGGCTGAACCGAGGACAGCAGCAGCCCTGCAATCAGAGCGGGAAGAGTCATGGACAGATGCCCCGGTTCAGAAGTCGAGGACGTCTTTTGTCGTTTGCCGCCGCCGCTGCTCCTTGGTGTCGTACTCAGCGATGCAGCTGTTCTTCAGATAGAGAACGCAGTCGAGATACTCGCTGATTTCGATCATCGCCGCCCTTACCGCTTTGGAGGCGGGAACTTTTTGGTCGACGACTGGCTGTCATTGAAGCCGATTCCATACATGCCTCCCGATGAGGACTTGGATTCCGATGTGGAGGTCGCTTTGCCTTCAATCGTGCGGGCGTAAGCGATTTCGCCGGTGGTGGTGTCCACCACGCGCACATCCACTGCGACATAGGCCGAGCTGGAGGATGAAGACTTGCGCTGGCCGAAGCCCATGATGTTGAAGCCTCCGCCACCACTCTTGGTTTCGGTGTTCTCGCGGTAGTCGCTGACGCTGCCAAGGATGTAGTACTTCGCTCCAGTCATGATTCCCCTTTTGGGAGCGGTGGATTGCCTGACGATTCCGAGGTCAGCGAGTTCCTGCTCGCTGAGAACTTTCTTTAGTCCTTGGCGTTCGACAACTGTGAAGTGCCCAGTGCTTTTGAGTTCATTGGCCAGCATTCCTGTGAGTTTGGTGGAGACCGCAGGGCTCCACCACCAGGTTCCAGTGGCGCTGTTGGTGATCTCCTTCACCGCAACGGTGACAGGGCCGGACGCCATGCCTGAAATCTGCGCCTGAGCCGGGGGGAGCGTGGCTCCTGACACCATCAATGTTGCGGTGGTGATCAAGGCGAGTTTCATGAACCCAGGGCTTGAGTTGTCTTGGAAAGGTAGTCACGCCTTCTCAAAAAAATCTTCATGGCGTCCAGCCATTGGGTGTGGGATCGGAACCTCTCCTATTGGAGGCTCGCCCCGGGGTACCCCCGCGGTGTCACCATCCAGCCGTCCTCGGCACGGCTGCTGCTGTTCCCGATTAAAACCAAGGTGAGCATGTCCACCGATTCAGGCTCTAAGCGTTCAAGGCTGGTGATCTGAAGGGATTCCTCCGCGCGTCCCAGCTGCCGCGCCAGCATCACCGGTGTTGTTGGGGGGCGGCGTTTCAGCAGGATCTGCTTGGCTTGTCCCAGCTGCCAATCCCGGCCCTTGGAGCGGGGGTTGTAGAGGGCGAGGACAAAATCTCCAGCTGCAGCAGCTTCCAGTCGCTTTTCGATCACGGTCCATGGCGTGAGGCGATCGCTGAGGCTCACGCAGCAGAAGTCATGCATGAGTGGCGCTCCCGCCCGGGCGGCGGCCAGCTGGAAGGCCGAAATGCCGGGATGCACCAAGAAGCTGGGGCGGTCCTGCTCGGGTTGCTGGAGCAGCAATTCCAGGGCCAATCCCGCCATGCCATAGATCCCGCTGTCGCCGGAGGAGATCAGAGCAACTTTGGCGCCCTGTTGGGCTAGGCGCAGTGCTTCGGCACAGCGGTCCCATTCCCGGGTGAGCTGGCCATCGAAGCGGATCTGATCCTGACGGCGCAGGGGCTCCAGAAGATCGAGGTAAAGGCTGTAGCCAACCCAGGCGCAACAACGGGACAGGGCTGCTTTGGCGTCTCCGCTGAGCAGGGACAGATCCCCCGGCCCACTGC
The Synechococcus sp. PROS-U-1 DNA segment above includes these coding regions:
- a CDS encoding YciI family protein, producing MAWFVKTETFTAEAAALPVEQRRPIIQAHRQWVQQEKAKGRSIQSGYLVDEYQRPGGGGLLIFEAASYTEALVWVQNDPMICADLVDWKLQEWISVSGDGWSD
- a CDS encoding CsgG/HfaB family protein, whose amino-acid sequence is MKLALITTATLMVSGATLPPAQAQISGMASGPVTVAVKEITNSATGTWWWSPAVSTKLTGMLANELKSTGHFTVVERQGLKKVLSEQELADLGIVRQSTAPKRGIMTGAKYYILGSVSDYRENTETKSGGGGFNIMGFGQRKSSSSSSAYVAVDVRVVDTTTGEIAYARTIEGKATSTSESKSSSGGMYGIGFNDSQSSTKKFPPPKR
- the lipA gene encoding lipoyl synthase, whose amino-acid sequence is MLKPEWLRVKAPQRERIGAVADLLLDLNLNTVCQEASCPNIGECFAGGTATFLIMGPGCTRACPYCDIDFDKSVRALDPTEPQRLGEAVARLGLKHVVITSVNRDDLADGGASQFVACIEQVKQRSPLTTIELLIPDFCGNWDALATVMAAAPHVLNHNIETVPRMYRLARPQGIYERSLELLQRVRDQWPKAYSKSGLMVGLGETDEEVIETLRDLRLHKVDIVTIGQYLSPGPKHLAVDRFVTPIQFETYKKVGEEELGFLQVVSTPLTRSSYHAGEVQRLMSSHPR
- a CDS encoding sulfotransferase family 2 domain-containing protein; its protein translation is MENTRTIILHYHLFKNAGTSIDSILKENFGEQWVTKEFKSLSDNTADVTQWINDHPKAVAFSSHTMNGPVPKIDGVKIISIAMLRDPVKRIISAYKFERMQSSDTWGAQLAKQLSFEDYVVKRLQEEGDTQCRNFQTARLATLRPGSQPKIQRAIEALDDISIVGIVEDFNNSLKAIACEILQDFPNYEYEAAHSNKSKLFDFELSPALSQLLKECNKSDYRLWTVAKRNAMQRPNQQAA
- a CDS encoding glycosyltransferase; translation: MQGTSAADGNINAWLIEDSLYLSPKTSWEVEPLHIKKGSQVFRLQDLEKPISRSSLQGKGNAIFPLQQRKLNISLESERKIPFKHGINLLDDFVIDGKKTLSFCLGNEPDPCRINILKNVEIHSSPKESLQIRAMLGLHRGKGKLVAEVNQNSTTTRHEINFSEDHKGGNEEHKYHKAIINLPAINSVAELTIYVEHQCYMPWEKTDRTDSFYFISDLRVTEKSGLPTTICTARIYEGSQGFPNIAKLKKARVSLFQSSHDSPLEIVWKNGSSTVLFHPLDTSGKIQGLKDGQVIATCNTAGLHNIYVNNRISTTDFIETEKTYTEINSHFLNGDPAIVEIRDLSGSQVLAASSMILRRALTSEPTLDEQSKPPYPTDLTVRSGHRYTSIRKHLANPLAGSDSRMLSQALATLDRSHNTLDLEYLDIPTQRNPQVSIVVPAHNKVRVTYYCLCSILVAYNKASFEIIVVDDGSSDDTQRLEEFISGVKVIHNNEPQRFIEACNAGVNAAQGKYVILLNNDTEVTDGWIDELIEGFQRFPNVGAVGSKLLYPDGTLQGAGGIVWGSGNPWNYGTGQNPWDPKFMYARQVDYICGAALMTTKTIWDEVGGLSEYLKPMYFEDTDFSFKIRAAGYKTYYIPSSIVYHHEGLTSGTDTSSGFKRFQEVNRPKFKKAWSKSFCKHNKDGIEPDLEKDRGIIGRALFIDYTTPREDRDAGSYAALQEIKLVQSLGYKVTFIPKNFEDFGVYTQTLRNMGVEVIVAPFYRSIEDFIAQRGTEFDCAYITRYYVAQESIPALREYAPDCKIIMNNADLHFLRELRSAGDDPNKLERAAEVREMELEMMLETDVVISYNETEHAVIQSHTDNAVKVMKCPWVVETPHHFPRFKSTAGLAFLGGFKHPPNREGMEWFGAEVMPLIKNTGIELSVFGAAMDHKFKETMREQGINAVGYIDHLEDLYTKHRIFIAPLLSGAGIKGKVINALSYGIPTILTPMAAEGIGLRHGHDCMIARTPQEWAESINKLYHNESLWKSISKASREYAEQQFSFSEGRRLMREIFESIELYKSQD